A single genomic interval of Astyanax mexicanus isolate ESR-SI-001 chromosome 4, AstMex3_surface, whole genome shotgun sequence harbors:
- the twsg1a gene encoding twisted gastrulation protein homolog 1-A, which produces MRMRAVFFLISACASLLFLLSLISVSSACNKALCASDVSKCLLQGLCQCRPSEGNCSCCKECMLCLGTLWEECCDCVGMCNPRNYSDTPPTSKSTVEELHRPIPSLFRALTEGDTPINMMVVSFPVADELSHHENLVSFLETLEEQHQNVTLPGSSIHGNYDKDNLCTVVYFDDCLSIRQCKQYCESMGASKYRWFHNACCECIGPECVDYGSKTVKCMNCLF; this is translated from the exons ATGAGGATGAGGGCTGTGTTCTTCCTCATCTCAGCCTGTGcctccctcctcttcctcctgtccCTTATCAGCGTTTCCTCTGCCTGCAACAAAGCCCTCTGCGCCAGCGACGTCAGCAAGTGTCTCCTACAG ggcctGTGCCAGTGCCGACCTTCAGAGGGAAACTGTTCCTGCTGTAAGGAGTGTATGCTGTGTTTGGGCACACTGTGGGAGGAGTGCTGCGACTGTGTGG GCATGTGCAACCCCAGGAACTACAGCGACACCCCGCCTACTTCTAAAAGCACGGTTGAAGAACTCCACCGACCAATCCCGTCACTCTTCAGAGCGCTCACCGAGGGCGACACCCCCATCAACATGATGGTAGTGTCTTTCCCTGTGGCTGACGAGCTTTCCCATCACGAGAACCTGGTGTCCTTCCTGGAGACGCTGGAAGAACAGCACCAGAACGTCACATTGCCTGGCAGCAGCATCCATGGCAACTATGACAAAG ATAACCTGTGCACGGTGGTCTACTTCGACGACTGCTTGTCCATACGGCAGTGCAAGCAGTACTGTGAGTCGATGGGGGCTTCAAAGTACCGCTGGTTCCACAACGCCTGCTGCGAGTGCATTGGGCCTGAGTGTGTGGACTATGGCAGTAAAACTGTCAAATGCATGAACTGTCTCTTCTGA